A single region of the Neisseria zoodegmatis genome encodes:
- the rsmA gene encoding 16S rRNA (adenine(1518)-N(6)/adenine(1519)-N(6))-dimethyltransferase RsmA yields MKEHKARKRFGQNFLQDTRIIRDIVNAVRPQPDDTVIEIGPGLAAITESLAQKLNRLHVIEIDRDIVGRLKTLPFADKLVIHEGDVLQFDFNSVPGKKKIVGNLPYNISTPLLFRLSEVADDVIDMHFMLQKEVVERMVAEPKTNDYGRLGVMLQYFFDMEMLIDVPPESFDPAPKVDSAVVRMIPVKHRIGKAENFEHFSKLVKAAFHQRRKTIRNNLKDMTTDEDLQAVGINPQDRAEHIAPELYVALSNHLSAKAV; encoded by the coding sequence ATGAAAGAACACAAAGCCCGAAAACGGTTCGGGCAAAATTTTTTACAAGACACGCGCATCATCCGCGACATCGTTAACGCCGTGCGCCCTCAGCCCGATGATACGGTGATCGAAATCGGCCCCGGCTTGGCGGCGATTACCGAGTCTTTGGCGCAGAAACTCAACCGCCTGCATGTGATTGAAATCGACCGCGATATTGTAGGCCGTCTGAAAACCCTGCCTTTTGCCGACAAGCTCGTGATTCACGAAGGCGACGTTTTGCAGTTTGATTTCAACAGCGTGCCGGGCAAAAAGAAAATCGTCGGCAACCTGCCCTACAATATTTCCACGCCGCTGCTGTTCCGCCTGAGCGAAGTGGCGGACGATGTGATCGATATGCACTTTATGTTACAGAAAGAAGTGGTCGAGCGCATGGTAGCCGAGCCGAAAACCAACGACTACGGCCGCTTGGGCGTGATGCTGCAATATTTTTTCGATATGGAAATGCTGATCGACGTGCCGCCCGAATCGTTCGACCCCGCGCCGAAAGTCGATTCCGCCGTGGTACGCATGATTCCGGTGAAACACCGCATCGGCAAAGCCGAAAATTTCGAGCATTTCTCCAAGCTGGTTAAAGCCGCGTTTCACCAGCGCCGCAAAACCATACGCAACAATCTGAAAGACATGACCACAGACGAAGATTTGCAGGCCGTCGGCATCAACCCGCAAGACCGCGCCGAACACATCGCGCCCGAGCTTTACGTGGCATTGAGCAATCATCTTTCAGCCAAGGCCGTCTGA
- a CDS encoding amino acid ABC transporter ATP-binding protein, with the protein MIKFINVHKHFKDLHVINGVNLEIKKGEVVVVCGPSGSGKSTLIRTVNQLETIESGEIWVDGMNVADPKTDLNKVREEVGFVFQNFNLYPHLNVLENIILSPMKVKKQSRAQAEKKAMELLERVGLAHKKDAMPGQLSGGQQQRVAIARGLAMEPRVMLFDEPTSALDPEMVGEVLRVMKDLANSGMTMMCVTHEMGFAREVADRVIFVDHGQIIEEAEPEEFFNHPKHARAKQFLQQVMKQK; encoded by the coding sequence ATGATTAAATTTATCAACGTACACAAACATTTCAAAGACTTGCACGTTATCAACGGCGTGAATCTGGAAATCAAAAAAGGCGAAGTGGTGGTGGTTTGCGGCCCTTCGGGCAGCGGCAAATCCACCCTGATCCGCACGGTTAACCAACTCGAAACCATCGAAAGCGGCGAAATTTGGGTGGACGGCATGAACGTAGCCGACCCGAAAACCGATTTGAACAAAGTGCGCGAAGAAGTGGGCTTTGTATTCCAAAACTTCAATCTTTACCCGCACCTCAACGTGTTGGAAAACATCATTCTTTCGCCGATGAAAGTGAAAAAGCAAAGCCGCGCCCAAGCTGAAAAGAAAGCGATGGAGCTGCTGGAGCGCGTAGGTTTGGCACACAAAAAAGACGCCATGCCCGGCCAGCTTTCCGGCGGCCAACAGCAGCGCGTGGCGATTGCCCGCGGCTTGGCGATGGAACCGCGCGTGATGCTGTTTGACGAACCGACTTCCGCTCTCGATCCCGAAATGGTCGGCGAAGTATTGCGCGTAATGAAGGATTTGGCCAACAGCGGCATGACCATGATGTGCGTTACCCACGAAATGGGCTTTGCCCGCGAAGTGGCCGACCGCGTGATTTTTGTCGATCACGGCCAGATCATCGAAGAAGCGGAGCCGGAAGAGTTTTTCAACCATCCCAAGCACGCGCGCGCCAAACAGTTTTTACAGCAGGTGATGAAACAAAAATAA